Proteins encoded by one window of Salvia splendens isolate huo1 chromosome 5, SspV2, whole genome shotgun sequence:
- the LOC121805101 gene encoding uncharacterized protein LOC121805101 isoform X1, translated as MQGLHHQQQQLAALLTAALPKDDSTTTTPTSSSPPSEEDESSRLAAITSLHRALLYPPNSLLVTHSASFLAQGFSQLLTDKLYSVRHAAAAAYGALCSVLSSFLLSSNGRQNNVLLCSLIDRFIGWSLPSLSNTSNGTSELALVSLHEFLNVGEGGAVERYALPILKACQELLEDERTSMSVLPRILGVLTLISLKFIRVFQPHFMDIVDLLLGWAMVPDVVESDKRVIMDSFLQFQKHWVNNMQFSLGLLSKFLGDMDLLLQDGCPGSPQQFKRLLSLLSCFCTVLKSLASGLLEINFLEQIGEPLSQMVPLLLRCLSMIGRKFGWSKWVEDSWRCLTLLAEILGERFSMFYSLAVDVLFQSLELENANPVHTKKISSFQVHGVLKTNLQLLSLQKLGLTPLSVQKILHFDKSIFQFRLHPNHLVTGSAAATYIFLLQHRKNDVVEKTIDSIFEELQSLKSRLELNSCKGGEHEWTVDSRSYSKSELVVLIKFDLQVLLSCVSVGGDDSFIRQAEAVAWFVGRAEKLASFLINKFDPFSFPIQSSVLLQVTLLRTLERLAAIEFMGKCFTRKENTLMSSHDTSSLTHVEEENIRVPYPARVLGHVRRYSKLLIRALDSSSPLAVKVEALKWMQNFCENVIDIYRNAKAPSYPCQVVSSWKITEALLLSTLAAASDREPEVRYLVATVLEMLMRAKVIHPMHFPILAEVILEKLADPEKELKDAYLKLLSHVLPTTVYVCGLCGCGAANTSQPQLTLLTNRSFLHWKQVFALKQLPQQFHSQQLVSILSYISQRWKVPLSSWIQRLIHTSRSKKNHQYIQAEEVENIDASGLWWDIKFEKDILEKICSVNHLAGAWWAVHEAARFCITTRLRTNLGGPTQTFAALERMLLDISHLLQMETSQNDGALNIIGSYAHLLPMRLLLEFVEALKKNVYNAYEGSMVLPSTSQTSSLFFRANKKVCEEWFSRISEPMMDAGVAIQCHDATTHYCMLRLHDISNIVASALTDKSRVQVTENLQTIRGRYAGDIFRIIRNLALALCKMYEPEALIGLQKWAAMVFSPLFANETLGSIENTDWRHFSWITGLVYQARGQHEKAAAHFISLLQTEESITSLGSDGVQYAIARIIESYTAISDWKSLDSWLLELQNIRAKYAGKSYSGALTTTGNELNSIQALARFDEGDFQAAWSYLDLTPKSSNELTLDPKLALQRSEQMLLQAMLHHNERKEEKVPSELQKAKSMLEESVSVLPLDGLVEAAPLVNQLYCISAFEEGCKLGDSQGKHFPSLLSSYIETMQFPCNQVHQDCSLWLNVLRVCQNTLSNSLVTLEFCKNLVILARKQKNLMLATRLISYLDGQFLSYSNEITHDYFISSLEYENILLMRVEDKVEDAYKSVWSIVCPSMLSSTAACISQDNVLKAKACLKLSNWLLEDRINKNLEDIVYKMQADFSKSELSSPSKGTLASFDGNQGSKSRLNLIIDELVGTARKSSTLLCPMMGKSWILYASWCYTQAKTSVYSNGDAALRSCSFSPILAPEIQPHRFSLTDEEKSCVKEVTLQLIPVTSYQELHEESADGKVSVAESTDYENERTSLLQQIIDVIENAAGVPGAENCSRDDLSAALSSQLKKCFLTFKVAAGMDKLVPLVTDLVNVWWSLRRRRVSLFGQAAQAFINYLSCSSFKSSDCQSTWHDVEMKYKHVSYTLRATLYVLDILVNYGVELQDNLEPALSKVPLLPWQEIAPQLFAQLSSHPDKVVRKQLESLLAMLAKHSPWSLVYPTLVDANSPEKGLSEELQRILAYLKKLYPNLVHDAQLIIKELENVTVLWEELWLGTLQDLHPDVMRRISLLKEEAARIAESTTLTHGQKNKINAAKYSAMMAPIVVVLERRLMSTAREPQTPHEVWFVKEYQVQIRSALAKFKTPPASIAALGEVWRPFEAVATSLASYQRKSSISFGEVAPQLALLSSTNAPMPGLEKQIVLSESEGLLDSFHQEIIMIASFSEQLTILPTKTKPKKLIIMGSDGLKYTYLLKGREDLRLDARIMQLLQSVNGFLQSSSATRRQSLSVHYYSVTPISGRAGLIQWVDNVVSIYSVFKSWQERAQLQQLSAPGAGTNAAAPPPPVPRPSDMFYGKIMPALKEKGIRRVISRRDWPHDVKRKVLIDLMNETPKKLLHQELWCSSEGFKAFSSKLKRFSGSVAAMSIVGHILGLGDRHLDNILIDFSTGDILHIDYNVCFDKGQRLKIPEIVPFRLTQTIEAALGLTGIEGSFRANCEAILGVLRKNKDIILMLLDVFVWDPLVEWTRANFHDDAAVVGEERKGMELAVSLSLFASRVQEIHVPLQEHHDLLVSTLPAIESAIERFASILNHYEMVSSDFYQSDQERSELIQYESSGKSLVAEATSNSEKNRALFELQVQQLSQEQTMVMEIGQEAGTWIEQHGRILDALRSSSIPEINAGIKLTGSNEVLSLAAAVTVAGVPLTVVPEPTQIQCHDTDREVSNLVAELDDGLSSAVATLQMYSLVLQRILPLNYLTSSPVHGWAQVLLSLNNLSSDITSFARRQGAELVNDRLTDRFDSTKSNYEELCVRAARYAADIERLEEECAGLVNSIGPETESKAKERLLSSLINYMQHTGLKRKEESSFSEPSIHKGTSNISFHWDNDEKKESCLNVLDAAIISLFSNVKHRMQHSLDNYERDSSTNRSSQSDLGSFFCKLEEQVENCVLVTEFINELKYLVGLDILGTEADPDSLKGSWISVFKTSILLCKNLLGNTIEAVVPSVIQSAISLKRDVMDIFGSVSQIRGSVDTALDQLIQVELERVSLIELESNYFVKVGLITEKQLALEEAAVKGRDHLSWEEAEELASQEEACRVQLDKLHQTWNHKDLRTSSLMKKEANVNGAVLDSKLRLQSLLTAEPGNEPHVLRMKALLAAILEPFSELESVDQELMSSIGPVPHSSNRIPYLLDSINSGCSVSEYIWKLPGSLQGHAFFIWKVYMVDLLLDSCMQAMAASFDENLGFDQLVDVVKKKLRIQFQEHITKYLKDRVAPIFLKILDRQIEIMRQRSESVKDMEKDTIQMDYDAARSVQLILEEYCNAHETLKAATSAASSMKRQAEELKDALLKTSLEVSQMEWMHNINSRPSEITRLISHKIFTGDNLLSVILNTNRARLLESMRSSVSTIARSLESLQCCEGTSVTAEGQLERAMSWACGGPNPGSAGNVLARNAGIPPEFHDHLLKRRKFLQEASKNASYIMQVCISILEFEASRDGMYRTISESSSLRTGADGGNWQQSCLSAVTKLDVAYHSFTRAEKEWMLAQSNMEAASSDLISVTNELSIASQKSKSASGDLQNTLIAMRDSACEAGVALSSYVAIVGGHSALISECGSMLEEVLAITEGLQDVHILGKEAAALHSSLMNDLSKANAVLIPLESLLSKDVSAMTDAIALEKENKLEIAPIHGQAIFQSYHNRLKEALQVIKPLVPPLTSSVKGLYSVLTRLARAAGLHAGNLHKALEGVGESLQVRSQDINPLGEDAAHPGSEYDTEETDMFVRSDGDNDEASAGMNELALPDSEWISAPVSIKSGHAESGATSAEAGLVDSFSHLDVTEPISGAAEVLESLDGKTDSNNNQQERSSVKYEHSILDENKEVDEELQKTSSNHIETVDRPHMGKNAYAMSVLRRVEMKIDGQDISDNREISIPEQVDFLLRQATNIDNLCNMYEGWTPWI; from the exons ATGCAAGGCCTCCACCACCAACAGCAGCAACTCGCGGCGCTCCTCACGGCTGCGCTGCCCAAGGACGACTCCACCACAACCACTCCTACTTCTTCCTCTCCGCCTTCTGAGGAAGACGAATCCTCTCGCCTCGCCGCCATCACTTCTCTTCATCGCGCCCTACTTTACCCCCCAAACTCACTCCTAGTTACGCATTCCGCTTCCTTTCTCGCTCAAGGCTTCTCGCAGCTGCTAACCGATAa ATTGTATTCAGTGCGtcatgcagcagcagcagcatatGGAGCTTTGTGTTCTGTGTTGAGTTCATTCTTGCTATCCTCAAATGGAAGGCAGAACAATGTTTTACTTTGCAGTTTGATTGATCGTTTTATTGGTTGGTCGTTGCCCTCTCTGAGCAATACAAGCAATGGAACTTCAGAATTAGCTTTGGTGAGCCTTCATGAGTTTCTTAATGTTGGAGAGGGTGGAGCTGTTGAGAGATATGCTTTGCCAATTCTTAAAGCCTGCCAGGAACTTCTTGAGGATGAGAGAACCTCCATGAGTGTACTTCCCAGGATTCTTGGTGTATTAACATTGATTTCATTGAAGTTTATTAGAGTTTTCCAACCTCACTTCATGGACATTGTTGATCTACTTCTTGGGTGGGCAATGGTTCCAGATGTTGTTGAGTCCGATAAGCGTGTTATCATGGATAGTTTCTTACAATTCCAGAAACACTGGGTAAATAATATGCAATTTTCTCTGGGATTACTTTCAAAGTTTTTAGGTGATATGGATTTGTTACTCCAGGATGGATGTCCTGGTAGTCCTCAACAATTCAAAAGATTGCTTTCCCTATTATCTTGCTTCTGTACAGTTTTAAAATCCCTGGCATCTGGTTTACTGGAAATTAATTTTCTTGAACAAATAGGTGAACCCCTTTCCCAAATGGTGCCTCTTTTACTTAGATGCTTGTCTATGATTGGAagaaaatttggatggtccAAATGGGTTGAAGATTCCTGGAGATGCTTGACATTGTTGGCAGAAATATTGGGTGAAAGGTTTTCTATGTTTTACTCTCTCGCAGTGGATGTATTGTTCCAAAGTTTAGAATTGGAGAATGCAAATCCAGTTCATACCAAAAAGATTTCTTCATTCCAGGTTCATGGTGTTCTGAAAACTAATCTGCAATTGTTGTCACTTCAAAAGCTTGGTCTTACACCATTGTCTGTGCAGAAGATACTACATTTTGATAAATCCATATTTCAGTTCCGTTTACATCCAAATCACCTCGTGACTGGAAGTGCTGCAGCTACATATATCTTCTTGCTTCAACATAGAAAAAATGATGTTGTTGAGAAAACCATTGATTCTATATTTGAAGAGTTACAGTCATTGAAGAGCAGGCTTGAACTTAATTCATGCAAAGGGGGTGAGCACGAATGGACAGTAGATTCCAGAAGTTATTCTAAATCCGAATTGGTTGTTTTAATTAAGTTTGACTTGCAAGTACTCTTGAGCTGTGTTTCTGTAGGGGGAGATGATAGTTTCATTAGACAAGCAGAAGCTGTTGCTTGGTTTGTTGGCAGAGCAGAAAAGCTGgcatcatttttaattaataagttTGATCCCTTTAGCTTTCCTATCCAAAGCAGTGTATTATTACAAGTTACTCTTCTAAGAACATTGGAACGGCTTGCTGCTATTGAGTTCATGGGCAAGTGCTtcacaagaaaagaaaataccTTGATGAGTTCTCATGACACATCATCTTTGACACATGTGGAGGAGGAGAACATTAGAGTTCCATATCCAGCAAGGGTTCTTGGTCATGTGAGAAGGTACTCCAAACTACTTATAAGAGCTCTTGATAGTTCTTCTCCTTTGGCAGTCAAAGTAGAAGCCCTAAAATGGATGCAAAATTTTTGTGAAAATGTTATTGACATATATAGAAATGCAAAAGCTCCATCTTACCCTTGTCAAGTAGTTTCATCCTGGAAAATTACTGAGGCTTTGCTATTATCAACTCTGGCTGCTGCTTCAGATAGGGAACCAGAAGTCAGATATCTAGTAGCAACAGTTCTTGAGATGCTTATGAGAGCAAAAGTTATCCATCCCATGCACTTCCCTATTCTTGCTGAAGTGATCCTTGAAAAACTTGCTGATCCAGAAAAGGAATTAAAAGATGCTTATCTTAAGTTGCTTTCTCATGTTTTACCTACAACAGTATATGTTTGTGGTCTTTGTGGTTGCGGAGCAGCTAATACAAGCCAGCCTCAACTTACTCTATTGACCAATAGATCTTTTTTGCACTGGAAGCAAGTTTTTGCCTTAAAGCAGCTGCCCCAGCAATTCCACTCGCAGCAACTTGTTTCTATCTTGAGTTATATTTCACAGAGATGGAAAGTACCCCTCTCTTCTTGGATCCAGCGACTCATTCATACTTCCCGGAGCAAAAAGAATCACCAATACATTCAGGCAGAGGAAGTAGAAAATATTGATGCTAGTGGTTTATGGTGGGACATCAAATTTGAAAAAGACATTCTTGAAAAAATTTGTTCTGTTAATCATCTTGCTGGTGCGTGGTGGGCTGTACATGAAGCTGCTAGATTTTGCATTACTACGCGTCTCCGAACTAATCTTGGGGGGCCAACTCAAACTTTTGCTGCCTTGGAGCGTATGCTTCTTGACATTTCTCATTTGTTACAGATGGAGACATCACAAAATGATGGAGCTTTAAATATAATAGGTTCTTATGCTCATTTATTGCCTATGAGATTGTTACTAGAATTTGTTGAGGCCTTGAAGAAAAATGTATATAATGCATATGAAGGGTCAATGGTCTTACCATCCACCTCACAGACCAGTTCATTGTTTTTCAGAGCTAATAAAAAAGTTTGCGAGGAGTGGTTTTCTCGAATAAGTGAACCGATGATGGATGCTGGAGTTGCAATCCAATGTCATGATGCTACAACTCATTACTGTATGTTACGTTTGCATGATATCAGCAACATTGTGGCTTCTGCACTGACAGATAAGTCTAGAGTCCAGGTGACTGAAAATCTGCAGACTATTAGAGGGAGATATGCTGGGGATATTTTCAGAATCATTCGGAATTTGGCACTGGCTTTGTGTAAGATGTATGAACCAGAGGCTTTGATTGGGTTACAAAAATGGGCAGCCATGGTATTCTCTCCCTTGTTTGCCAATGAAACCCTAGGTTCTATTGAAAATACAGACTGGAGGCACTTTTCATGGATTACTGGGCTTGTTTATCAGGCAAGGGGCCAGCATGAAAAAGCAGCTGCTCACTTCATTAGTTTGTTACAGACTGAAGAATCAATCACTTCTTTGGGTTCTGATGGTGTACAGTATGCCATTGCACGTATAATCGAGAGTTATACAGCTATTTCTGATTGGAAATCTCTTGATTCTTGGCTGCTGGAGCTGCAAAATATTCGTGCTAAGTACGCCGGGAAGAGTTATTCTGGTGCTTTGACTACCACAGGGAATGAATTAAATTCAATTCAAGCCTTAGCTCGTTTTGACGAGGGAGATTTCCAGGCAGCTTGGTCGTACCTTGACTTGACCCCCAAAAGTAGCAACGAACTCACCCTTGATCCCAAGCTGGCTTTGCAAAGAAGTGAGCAGATGCTTTTGCAAGCAATGCTTCACCACAATGAGAGGAAGGAGGAAAAGGTGCCTAGTGAGTTGCAAAAGGCTAAATCAATGTTGGAAGAGTCGGTGTCTGTTTTGCCACTTGATGGACTGGTGGAGGCAGCACCACTTGTCAATCAGTTGTATTGCATTTCTGCATTCGAGGAAGGTTGTAAACTTGGAGACAGTCAGGGAAAGCACTTTCCATCATTGTTAAGCTCATATATTGAAACCATGCAGTTTCCTTGTAACCAAGTCCACCAGGACTGCAGTTTGTGGCTTAATGTTTTGCGTGTTTGTCAGAACACGCTCTCAAATTCTCTGGTTACTCTTGAATTTTGTAAGAATTTAGTGATTTTAGCACGAAAGCAGAAGAACTTAATGCTAGCTACCCGTCTCATCAGCTATCTCGACGGCCAGTTCTTATCATACTCTAATGAAATTACTCATGATTATTTCATCTCTAGTCTCGAATATGAAAATATTCTACTCATGCGAGTTGAGGACAAGGTTGAAGATGCATATAAAAGCGTATGGTCTATTGTGTGCCCTTCCATGCTTTCTTCTACAGCGGCATGCATTTCTCAAGATAATGTTCTGAAGGCCAAGGCATGCCTAAAACTTTCAAACTGGTTGCTTGAAGATcgtataaataaaaatttggaGGATATTGTTTACAAGATGCAAGCAGACTTTAGCAAGAGCGAACTTTCGTCTCCCAGCAAAGGCACACTTGCCTCTTTTGATGGCAATCAAGGTTCTAAATCTCGATTAAATCTTATCATAGATGAACTTGTTGGTACTGCTAGAAAGTCTTCGACACTTCTGTGCCCTATGATGGGAAAGTCTTGGATTTTGTATGCTTCATGGTGTTATACTCAAGCTAAAACATCAGTCTACTCTAATGGGGATGCAGCTCTTCGTTCTTGTTCTTTTTCTCCCATCCTTGCTCCTGAAATTCAACCTCATAGGTTTAGTCTGACGGATGAAGAGAAATCGTGTGTTAAAGAAGTAACTCTACAGCTAATTCCAGTAACGTCTTACCAGGAGTTACATGAAGAGAGTGCAGATGGTAAGGTATCTGTTGCTGAAAGCACAGACTATGAGAATGAAAGGACGTCTTTACTGCAGCAAATAATAGATGTTATTGAAAATGCTGCTGGAGTACCTGGGGCAGAGAACTGTAGCAGGGATGACCTATCTGCTGCACTGTCTTCTCAGTTGAAGAAATGCTTTCTAACTTTTAAAGTTGCTGCAGGTATGGACAAACTAGTACCATTGGTGACTGATTTGGTTAATGTTTGGTGGTCTTTGCGTAGGAGAAGAGTTTCTCTCTTTGGTCAAGCTGCTCAAGCATTTATAAATTATCTTTCATGTTCATCTTTTAAAAGCTCTGATTGTCAATCAACTTGGCATGATGTTGAGATGAAGTATAAGCATGTGAGTTACACCCTGAGGGCTACACTTTATGTACTAGACATTCTGGTCAACTATGGAGTCGAATTGCAAGATAATCTTGAGCCAGCTCTGTCAAAAGTTCCTTTGCTACCATGGCAG GAAATAGCACCTCAGTTGTTTGCTCAATTAAGTTCTCATCCAGATAAAGTGGTGAGAAAGCAGTTAGAGTCATTGCTTGCCATGTTGGCTAAACATTCTCCATGGTCACTGGTATACCCAACCCTCGTCGATGCAAATTCACCAGAGAAGGGACTTTCTGAGGAGCTGCAGAGGATTCTTGCTTACTTG AAAAAGCTTTACCCAAATTTAGTGCATGATGCTCAGCTGATTATAAAAGAGCTTGAAAATGTAACTGTCCTTTGGGAGGAGTTGTGGCTGGGTACACTCCAGGATCTTCATCCAG ATGTGATGAGGCGCATAAGTTTGTTGAAAGAGGAGGCTGCACGAAttgcagaaagtactactctcaCTCATGGTCAGAAGAATAAAATTAATGCTGCGAAGTACTCAGCTATGATGGCTCCCATTGTTGTGGTATTAGAGCGGCGTTTGATGTCCACTGCTCGGGAACCTCAAACGCCTCATGAAGTTTGGTTTGTTAAGGAGTATCAGGTGCAAATTAGATCAGCTCTCGCAAAATTTAAGACGCCCCCTGCATCTATTGCAGCATTAGGAGAGGTTTGGCGACCATTCGAGGCTGTTGCGACCTCCTTGGCATCTTATCAGAGGAAGTCCTCAATTTCTTTTGGAGAGGTTGCCCCACAGTTGGCATTGCTGTCTTCTACTAACGCTCCAATGCCTGGTCTTGAGAAGCAAATTGTGTTATCTGAATCAGAAGGTCTCTTAGACAGCTTTCACCAGGAAATAATAATGATTGCTTCTTTCTCTGAACAATTAACCATTTTACCAACTAAAACTAAGCCAAAGAAACTCATTATCATGGGTTCTGATGGTTTGAAGTATACATATCTTTTGAAAGGACGAGAAGACCTGCGCCTTGATGCCAGAATTATGCAGCTACTGCAATCTGTAAATGGTTTTCTGCAATCATCATCTGCAACACGTAGGCAGTCACTTAGTGTCCATTATTACTCTGTAACGCCTATTAGCGGCCGAGCTGGATTGATCCAATGGGTGGATAATGTTGTCAGCATTTATTCTGTTTTTAAATCATGGCAGGAAAGAGCCCAGCTACAACAGCTTTCTGCACCGGGTGCTGGTACAAATGCTGCAGCGCCGCCTCCTCCCGTTCCCCGGCCCAGTGATATGTTTTATGGAAAAATTATGCCAGCACTTAAAGAGAAAGGCATAAGAAGAGTTATATCAAGAAGAGACTGGCCTCATGATGTGAAGCGGAAAGTTCTTATAGATCTTATGAATGAGACTCCTAAGAAGCTTCTGCATCAGGAGCTTTGGTGCTCCAGTGAAGGATTTAAAGCCTTcagttcaaaattaaaaag GTTTTCTGGAAGTGTAGCAGCAATGAGTATTGTAGGCCACATTCTTGGCCTCGGCGATAGACACTTGGATAACATCCTTATAGACTTTTCAACTGGGGATATTTTGCATATTGATTATAACGTATGCTTTGACAAGGGGCAAAGGTTAAAGATCCCTGAAATTGTTCCGTTCCGCCTTACTCAGACAATTGAAGCAGCATTAGGTCTAACTGGCATTGAAGGCTCTTTCAGGGCTAATTGTGAAGCTATTTTAGGTGTTTTAAGGAAGAATAAGGATATAATATTGATGCTGTTAGATGTTTTTGTGTGGGATCCACTTGTGGAGTGGACACGTGCAAATTTTCATGATGATGCAGCTGTTGTTGGTGAGGAGAGGAAAGGCATGGAGCTTGCCGTAAGCTTAAGCCTATTTGCGTCACGTGTCCAGGAAATCCATGTTCCTTTACAG GAACATCATGATCTTTTAGTTTCTACCTTACCAGCAATTGAATCAGCTATTGAG AGGTTTGCCAGCATTTTGAACCATTATGAGATGGTATCTAGTGATTTCTATCAATCTGACCAAGAACGATCAGAACTTATTCAATATGAGTCATCCGGAAAGTCACTTGTGGCTGAAGCAACCAGCAATTCAGAAAAAAACCGTGCCTTGTTTGAATTACAGGTTCAACAGTTAAGTCAGGAACAGACCATGGTAATGGAGATAGGCCAAGAGGCAGGAACCTGGATTGAGCAGCATGGAAGGATTCTTGATGCTTTAAGAAGCAGTTCAATTCCAGAGATCAACGCTGGCATAAAGCTGACTGGTTCAAATGAAGTTTTATCTCTTGCGGCTGCCGTTACAGTTGCTGGAGTTCCATTGACTGTAGTTCCTGAACCCACACAAATTCAGTGCCACGATACAGATAGGGAAGTTTCTAATTTAGTGGCTGAGTTGGATGATGGTCTTTCTTCTGCAGTTGCTACACTCCAAATGTATTCATTAGTTTTGCAGCGAATCCTTCCACTGAACTACCTTACATCCAGCCCAGTGCACGGCTGGGCGCAAGTTTTGCTTTCTTTAAACAATTTGTCATCTGATATTACATCATTTGCTCGAAGGCAGGGTGCTGAACTTGTCAATGACAGACTCACTGATAGGTTTGACTCTACTAAAAGCAATTATGAGGAGCTGTGCGTCAGGGCAGCCAGGTATGCTGCAGATATTGAGAGGTTGGAAGAAGAATGCGCTGGACTTGTGAATTCCATTGGTCCCGAAACTGAATCAAAGGCTAAGGAACGCCTTTTATCTTCCCTGATAAACTATATGCAGCACACCGGTCTCAAGAGAAAAGAAGAGTCGTCATTTTCTGAACCATCCATACATAAAGGAACATCTAACATCTCATTTCATTGGGACAATGATGAGAAGAAAGAAAGTTGTCTGAATGTTTTAGATGCAGCAATTATAAGTCTGTTTTCTAATGTTAAGCACAGGATGCAACACAGCCTGGATAATTATGAAAGGGATAGCAGTACAAACCGTAGCTCACAGTCTGATCTTGGATCTTTTTTCTGTAAGTTAGAAGAGCAAGTAGAAAACTGTGTACTTGTAACTGAGTTTATTAATGAGCTGAAATACCTTGTTGGACTAGATATCCTGGGCACTGAGGCTGATCCTGATAGTTTGAAAGGGAGCTGGATTTCTGTTTTTAAAACCAGTATTCTGCTTTGCAAAAACCTTCTTGGGAACACGATTGAAGCAGTTGTACCCAGTGTGATACAATCTGCTATTTCTTTAAAGCGTGATGTTATGGACATATTTGGATCAGTCTCCCAGATTCGGGGATCTGTAGATACAGCTCTTGATCAGCTTATCCAGGTTGAGCTCGAGAGAGTATCCTTGATTGAACTAGAGTCCAACTACTTTGTGAAGGTAGGTCTCATTACAGAGAAACAGTTGGCTCTTGAGGAAGCTGCTGTAAAGGGCAGGGACCATTTATCCTGGGAAGAGGCTGAGGAGCTTGCATCTCAAGAAGAAGCTTGCAGAGTGCAGCTGGACAAACTTCATCAGACATGGAACCATAAAGATCTACGGACTTCATCTCTAATGAAGAAAGAAGCAAATGTTAATGGCGCTGTGCTTGATTCGAAACTTCGCTTACAATCTCTTCTTACTGCTGAACCAGGAAATGAACCACATGTCTTAAGAATGAAAGCACTTCTGGCAGCCATACTTGAGCCTTTCTCTGAGCTGGAATCTGTTGATCAAGAATTGATGTCGTCAATTGGGCCTGTTCCACATAGCTCAAATAGAATACCGTATCTCTTGGACTCCATAAATTCAGGATGCTCAGTATCTGAATATATATGGAAGTTGCCTGGTTCACTGCAGGGTCATGCCTTCTTTATTTGGAAAGTTTATATGGTGGatcttcttcttgattcttGCATGCAAGCTATGGCTGCATCTTTTGATGAGAATTTAGGATTTGATCAACTTGTTGATGTAGTAAAGAAAAAGCTCAGGATACAATTTCAGGAGCATATTACCAAATATTTGAAAGATAGAGTGGCTCCAatctttttgaaaatattagaCAGACAGATTGAAATTATGAGGCAAAGGAGCGAGTCAGTTAAGGATATGGAGAAAGATACAATTCAAATGGATTATGATGCTGCTAGAAGTGTGCAGTTAATTCTTGAGGAGTACTGCAATGCACATGAAACTCTTAAAGCAGCTACATCAGCAGCCTCTAGCATGAAGAGGCAGGCTGAAGAACTTAAAGATGCACTTCTGAAGACCAGCTTGGAAGTATCTCAGATGGAGTGGATGCATAACATCAACTCAAGACCCTCAGAAATTACCAGGCTAATTTCTCATAAGATTTTCACTGGGGATAACTTATTATCTGTTATACTGAACACTAATAGGGCAAGATTGCTGGAAAGTATGAGATCATCAGTTTCCACTATAGCTAGGTCACTAGAATCCCTACAATGTTGTGAAGGAACTTCTGTCACAGCTGAAGGGCAGCTTGAGAGGGCAATGAGCTGGGCTTGTGGGGGTCCAAATCCTGGTTCTGCTGGAAATGTTCTGGCTAGAAATGCTGGAATACCACCAGAATTCCATGACCATTTGCTTAAACGGAGGAAATTTTTGCAGGAAGCTTCAAAAAATGCATCGTATATAATGCAAGTTTGCATCTCAATTTTAGAGTTTGAGGCTTCTAGGGATGGCATGTATAGGACTATCAGTGAAAGTTCCTCATTGAGGACTGGAGCAGATGGTGGAAATTGGCAACAATCTTGTTTAAGTGCTGTAACAAAATTGGATGTTGCCTACCATTCCTTTACAC GGGCTGAGAAGGAATGGATGCTTGCACAAAGCAATATGGAAGCAGCTTCAAGTGATTTAATTTCTGTAACTAATGAACTTTCAATTGCTTCACAGAAATCCAAGTCTGCTTCAG GTGATTTACAGAACACTCTTATTGCAATGAGGGATTCTGCCTGCGAAGCTGGTGTGGCATTATCTTCATATGTGGCCATTGTTGGAGGCCATAGTGCTCTGATTTCTGAATGTGGTTCTATGCTGGAAGAG GTCTTGGCTATAACCGAAGGTCTGCAGGATGTTCACATTTTGGGGAAAGAGGCTGCTGCATTACACTCTTCACTTATGAATGATCTTTCAAAG GCTAATGCAGTCCTTATTCCACTCGAGTCTCTGCTGTCAAAAGATGTTTCTGCAATGACTGATGCTATAGCTCTGGAGAAAGAGAATAAGTTGGAGATAGCTCCCATTCATGGACAAGCTATATTCCAATCTTATCATAATAGACTCAAGGAGGCTTTACAAGTTATTAAGCCTTTGGTACCGCCTCTTACGTCATCTGTTAAGGGGCTTTACTCTGTTTTGACCAGGCTAGCAAGGGCTGCAGGTCTTCATGCTGGCAATCTTCATAAA gCTCTTGAAGGTGTAGGAGAAAGTCTTCAAGTAAGATCACAGGACATTAATCCACTGGGGGAAGATGCTGCACATCCTGGTTCTGAGTACGATACCGAGGAGACGGATATGTTCGTCAGATCTGATGGAGATAATGATGAAGCTTCTGCTGGTATGAATGAACTTGCTTTGCCAGATAGTGAGTGGATATCTGCACCTGTAAGCATCAAAAGTGGACATGCAGAATCAGGTGCTACTTCTGCTGAGGCAGGTCTTGTGGATAGCTTCAGTCATCTTGATGTGACTGAGCCAATTTCAGGTGCTGCTGAAGTTTTGGAATCACTTGATGGAAAAACAGATTCCAACAACAATCAG CAGGAAAGAAGTTCTGTGAAATATGAACATTCTATATTAGATGAAAACAAGGAGGTTGACGAGGAACTGCAGAAAACTTCCTCCAACCACATAGAGACTGTTGATCGACCACACATGG GAAAAAATGCTTATGCGATGTCAGTCTTAAGGCGAGTAGAGATGAAAATTGATGGCCAAGATATTTCTGATAACAG AGAAATCAGCATTCCGGAGCAAGTAGATTTTCTCCTGAGGCAAGCAACAAATATCGATAACCTTTGTAATATGTACGAAGGTTGGACGCCTTGGATCTGA